The following are encoded together in the Salvelinus alpinus chromosome 29, SLU_Salpinus.1, whole genome shotgun sequence genome:
- the LOC139558632 gene encoding integrator complex subunit 3-like isoform X1 yields MEPSPAKGKPQGRLLVSTTLDAKDELEERLERCVGIVTSLTNGLSEREANDAITANVCKGPQQHEEVCLGLFALLLIEPPQAQRCYRDLTLVNRDGMNVILIKINQILMEKFLKLQDVCRTQLVWLVRELVKSGVIGADGVLMTLMKQIAGGDITSKNLWLAENVLDILLDQREWVLKSGMLIAMSVYTYLRLIVDHGTPALLVLRQKEVDLCIGLLREKFMECFIIGRDLVRLLQIVARIPEMELLWKDLLHNPQALSPQFTGKGLLQLLTARTSRKFLACRLTPDMETKLLFMTSRVRFGQQKRYQDWFQRQYLSTAESQSLRCDLIRYICGVVHPSNDVLSSDILPRWAIIGWLLTTCTSNVAASNAKLALFYDWLFFSPEKDSIMNIEPAILVMHHSMKPHPAITATLLDFMCRIIPHFFPPLEGQVRQGVFNSLTFIMEKRVLAHLAPLFDNPKLDRELRSMLRERFAEFCSSPSPPTEGRDEGANEMKMEESVSLEMDNHVLLDKEDGCYDNTEAAFSDDEEEVNNKGEGNKKREFRFHPIKEAIIEEPADITPYVDQLDDTMKEKVLQLQKGSDTEAHCEVMQEIVDLILEEDFDSEQMSTLASCLAELFKGHFRGDVLPDDITEESLEESVCKPVCLVFRNLCQMQEDNSGFSVLLEMLAELYQKQPKIGYHLLYYLKASKAAMGKMSLYESFAQATALGDLHTCLMMDMKACQEDDIRLLCYLTPSIYTEFPDETLRSGELLNMIVAVIDSTQLQELMCHVMIGNLVMFRKDSVLNILIQSLEWETFEQYSAWQLFLAHSIPLETIIPILQHLKYKEHPEALSCLLLQLRREKPSGEMVKMVLSRPCHPEDQFTTSILRHWAAKHDDVLGEHIKALLIKNNNMPRKRQSLRSSSSKLAQLTLEQILEHMDNLRLNLSNTKNSFFTQTPILQALQHVQASCDEAHKMRFSDLFSLAEEYEEPSSKPPKSRRKAPASSPRSRKGAAIPVSNEEESASSSASEEEDSKPKAPKRKRKGSSAVASDSD; encoded by the exons ATGGAGCCTTCACCGGCAAAGGGGAAACCGCAGGGTCGCCTATTGGTGTCCACGACTCTGGACGCAAAAGATGAGCTGGAGGAG CgcttggagaggtgtgtggggatCGTCACTTCATTGACAAATGGCCTGTCAGAGCGTGAGGCCAACGATGCCATCACAGCCAAT GTGTGTAAGGGCCCCCAGCAGCACGAGGAGGTGTGTCTGGGACTCTTCGCTCTGCTGCTCATCGAGCCTCCACAGGCACAGAGG TGCTACAGAGACCTCACCCTGGTAAATAGGGACGGCATGAACGTGATCCTGATCAAGATCAACCAGATCCTCATGGAAAAGTTCCTCAAGCTGCAGGACGTGTGCCGCACACAG TTGGTGTGGTTGGTGAGGGAGCTGGTGAAGAGTGGCGTGATCGGCGCGGACGGCGTCCTCATGACCCTTATGAAGCAGATCGCAG GAGGAGACATCACCAGTAAGAACCTGTGGCTGGCTGAGAATGTTCTGGACATACTGCTGGATCAAAG GGAGTGGGTGCTGAAGAGTGGCATGCTGATAGCCATGTCCGTGTACACCTACCTGCGCCTCATCGTGGACCACGGCACCCCGGCACtgctggtcctcagacagaaggaggTGGACTTGTGTATCGGCCTGCTCCgagagaag TTTATGGAGTGTTTTATCATTGGGAGAGACCTGGTGCGTCTGCTGCAGATTGTGGCCCGGATCCCAGAGATGGAGCTACTGTGGAAAGACCTGCTCCACAACCCCCAGGCCCTCAGCCCTCAGTTCACTGGTAAGG GTTTGCTGCAGCTCCTGACCGCTCGCACATCCCGCAAGTTCCTGGCTTGTCGCCTCACACCAGACATGGAGACCAAACTGCTCTTCATGACCTCcagg GTGCGTTTTGGCCAGCAGAAGCGCTACCAGGACTGGTTCCAGAGACAGTACCTGTCCACGGCAGAGAGCCAGTCACTGCGCTGCGACCTGATTCGCTACATCTGCGGCGTGGTGCACCCATCCAATGATGTGCTGAGCTCTGACATCCTGCCCCGCTGGGCTATCATTGGCTGGCTGCTCACCACCTGCACG TCTAACGTGGCGGCCTCGAACGCCAAGCTTGCCCTGTTCTACGACTGGCTCTTCTTCAGCCCAGAGAAGGACAGCATCATGAACATAG AGCCGGCCATCTTAGTGATGCACCACTCCATGAAGCCTCATCCAGCCATCACTGCCACTCTCCTGGACTTCATGTGTCGG ATCATCCCTCACTTTTTCCCCCCTCTGGAGGGGCAGGTGCGGCAGGGTGTCTTCAACTCTCTCACCTTCATCATGGAGAAAAGAGTGCTGGC TCATCTAGCTCCTCTGTTTGACAACCCCAAACTGGACCGGGAGCTGCGCTCCATGCTGAGGGAGCGCTTCGCAGAGTTCTGCAGTTCCCCGTCACCCCCTACTGAGGGAAGGGATGAAGGTGCAAATGAAA TGAAAATGGAGGAGTCTGTTTCCTTGGAGATGGACAATCATGTTCTGCTTGACAAGGAGGATGGTTGCTACGACAACACGGAGGCTGCTTTCAGCGACGATGAGGAGGAGGTTAACAACAAGGGCGAGG GCAATAAAAAGCGTGAGTTCAGATTCCACCCAATCAAAGAGGCCATTATTGAGGAGCCCGCTGACATCACTCCCTACGTGGATCAGTTGGACGACACGATGAAGGAGAAGGTGTTGCAGTTACAGAAAGGAAG TGACACAGAGGCACATTGTGAAGTCATGCAGGAGATAGTGGACCTGATCCTGGAG gaggacTTTGACTCAGAGCAGATGTCCACTCTGGCCTCCTGTCTGGCTGAGCTCTTCAAGGGCCACTTCAGAGGAGACGTACTGCCTGACGACATCACAGAAGA GTCGCTGGAGGAGTCTGTGTGTAAGCCTGTGTGCCTGGTGTTCAGGAACCTGTGTCAGATGCAGGAGGACAACAGTGGCTTCTCAGTGCTGCTGGAGATGCTGGCGGAGCTCTACCAGAAACAGCCCAAGATCGGCTATCACCTGCTTTACTACCTCAAGGCCAG TAAAGCAGCGATGGGGAAGATGAGTCTGTACGAGTCGTTTGCCCAGGCCACAGCGCTGGGAGACCTGCACACCTGTCTCATGATGGACATGAAGGCCTGCCAGGAGGACGACATCAGGCTGCTCTGCTATCTcacaccatccatctacaccGAG tTCCCAGATGAGACATTGCGCAGTGGAGAGCTACTCAACATGATTGTAGCAGTCATCGATTCAACACAG CTTCAGGAGCTGATGTGTCACGTGATGATTGGCAATCTGGTGATGTTCCGCAAGGACTCTGTCCTCAATATCCTCA TCCAGTCTCTGGAATGGGAGACGTTTGAGCAGTACAGTGCCTGGCAGCTCTTCCTGGCCCACAGCATTCCGCTGGAGACCATTATCCCCATCCTGCAGCACCTCAAGTACAAAG AACACCCAGAAGCACTCTCCTGTTTGCTGTTGCAACTACGCAGGGAAAA ACCCAGTGGTGAGATGGTGAAGATGGTGCTGAGTCGGCCCTGCCACCCGGAGGACCAGTTCACCACCAGTATCCTGCGCCACTGGGCGGCCAAGCACGACGACGTCCTGGGAGAACACATCAAGGCCCTGCtcatcaagaacaacaacatGCCACGCAAACGCCAGAG tCTGCGTAGCTCCAGCAGTAAACTGGCCcagctgaccctggaacagatcctGGAGCACATGGACAACCTGAGGCTCAACCTCAGCAACACCAAGAACAGCT TCTTCACACAGACGCCCATCCTGCAGGCACTGCAGCATGTCCAGGCCAGCTGTGACGAGGCCCACAAGATGAG aTTCAGCGACCTCTTTTCATTGGCCGAGGAGTACGAAGAGCCCTCCTCCAAGCCTCCCAAGTCACGGCGCAAGGCCCCCGCCTCCTCCCCGCGGTCGCGTAAGGGAGCGGCCATCCCTGTGAGCAACGAGGAAGAGAGCGCGTCTAGCAGTGCCTCG GAGGAAGAGGACTCCAAACCCAAAGCCCccaagaggaagaggaaaggctCATCTGCGGTGGCCTCGGACAGCGACTGA
- the LOC139558632 gene encoding integrator complex subunit 3-like isoform X2, translating to MEPSPAKGKPQGRLLVSTTLDAKDELEERLERCVGIVTSLTNGLSEREANDAITANVCKGPQQHEEVCLGLFALLLIEPPQAQRCYRDLTLVNRDGMNVILIKINQILMEKFLKLQDVCRTQLVWLVRELVKSGVIGADGVLMTLMKQIAGGDITSKNLWLAENVLDILLDQREWVLKSGMLIAMSVYTYLRLIVDHGTPALLVLRQKEVDLCIGLLREKFMECFIIGRDLVRLLQIVARIPEMELLWKDLLHNPQALSPQFTGLLQLLTARTSRKFLACRLTPDMETKLLFMTSRVRFGQQKRYQDWFQRQYLSTAESQSLRCDLIRYICGVVHPSNDVLSSDILPRWAIIGWLLTTCTSNVAASNAKLALFYDWLFFSPEKDSIMNIEPAILVMHHSMKPHPAITATLLDFMCRIIPHFFPPLEGQVRQGVFNSLTFIMEKRVLAHLAPLFDNPKLDRELRSMLRERFAEFCSSPSPPTEGRDEGANEMKMEESVSLEMDNHVLLDKEDGCYDNTEAAFSDDEEEVNNKGEGNKKREFRFHPIKEAIIEEPADITPYVDQLDDTMKEKVLQLQKGSDTEAHCEVMQEIVDLILEEDFDSEQMSTLASCLAELFKGHFRGDVLPDDITEESLEESVCKPVCLVFRNLCQMQEDNSGFSVLLEMLAELYQKQPKIGYHLLYYLKASKAAMGKMSLYESFAQATALGDLHTCLMMDMKACQEDDIRLLCYLTPSIYTEFPDETLRSGELLNMIVAVIDSTQLQELMCHVMIGNLVMFRKDSVLNILIQSLEWETFEQYSAWQLFLAHSIPLETIIPILQHLKYKEHPEALSCLLLQLRREKPSGEMVKMVLSRPCHPEDQFTTSILRHWAAKHDDVLGEHIKALLIKNNNMPRKRQSLRSSSSKLAQLTLEQILEHMDNLRLNLSNTKNSFFTQTPILQALQHVQASCDEAHKMRFSDLFSLAEEYEEPSSKPPKSRRKAPASSPRSRKGAAIPVSNEEESASSSASEEEDSKPKAPKRKRKGSSAVASDSD from the exons ATGGAGCCTTCACCGGCAAAGGGGAAACCGCAGGGTCGCCTATTGGTGTCCACGACTCTGGACGCAAAAGATGAGCTGGAGGAG CgcttggagaggtgtgtggggatCGTCACTTCATTGACAAATGGCCTGTCAGAGCGTGAGGCCAACGATGCCATCACAGCCAAT GTGTGTAAGGGCCCCCAGCAGCACGAGGAGGTGTGTCTGGGACTCTTCGCTCTGCTGCTCATCGAGCCTCCACAGGCACAGAGG TGCTACAGAGACCTCACCCTGGTAAATAGGGACGGCATGAACGTGATCCTGATCAAGATCAACCAGATCCTCATGGAAAAGTTCCTCAAGCTGCAGGACGTGTGCCGCACACAG TTGGTGTGGTTGGTGAGGGAGCTGGTGAAGAGTGGCGTGATCGGCGCGGACGGCGTCCTCATGACCCTTATGAAGCAGATCGCAG GAGGAGACATCACCAGTAAGAACCTGTGGCTGGCTGAGAATGTTCTGGACATACTGCTGGATCAAAG GGAGTGGGTGCTGAAGAGTGGCATGCTGATAGCCATGTCCGTGTACACCTACCTGCGCCTCATCGTGGACCACGGCACCCCGGCACtgctggtcctcagacagaaggaggTGGACTTGTGTATCGGCCTGCTCCgagagaag TTTATGGAGTGTTTTATCATTGGGAGAGACCTGGTGCGTCTGCTGCAGATTGTGGCCCGGATCCCAGAGATGGAGCTACTGTGGAAAGACCTGCTCCACAACCCCCAGGCCCTCAGCCCTCAGTTCACTG GTTTGCTGCAGCTCCTGACCGCTCGCACATCCCGCAAGTTCCTGGCTTGTCGCCTCACACCAGACATGGAGACCAAACTGCTCTTCATGACCTCcagg GTGCGTTTTGGCCAGCAGAAGCGCTACCAGGACTGGTTCCAGAGACAGTACCTGTCCACGGCAGAGAGCCAGTCACTGCGCTGCGACCTGATTCGCTACATCTGCGGCGTGGTGCACCCATCCAATGATGTGCTGAGCTCTGACATCCTGCCCCGCTGGGCTATCATTGGCTGGCTGCTCACCACCTGCACG TCTAACGTGGCGGCCTCGAACGCCAAGCTTGCCCTGTTCTACGACTGGCTCTTCTTCAGCCCAGAGAAGGACAGCATCATGAACATAG AGCCGGCCATCTTAGTGATGCACCACTCCATGAAGCCTCATCCAGCCATCACTGCCACTCTCCTGGACTTCATGTGTCGG ATCATCCCTCACTTTTTCCCCCCTCTGGAGGGGCAGGTGCGGCAGGGTGTCTTCAACTCTCTCACCTTCATCATGGAGAAAAGAGTGCTGGC TCATCTAGCTCCTCTGTTTGACAACCCCAAACTGGACCGGGAGCTGCGCTCCATGCTGAGGGAGCGCTTCGCAGAGTTCTGCAGTTCCCCGTCACCCCCTACTGAGGGAAGGGATGAAGGTGCAAATGAAA TGAAAATGGAGGAGTCTGTTTCCTTGGAGATGGACAATCATGTTCTGCTTGACAAGGAGGATGGTTGCTACGACAACACGGAGGCTGCTTTCAGCGACGATGAGGAGGAGGTTAACAACAAGGGCGAGG GCAATAAAAAGCGTGAGTTCAGATTCCACCCAATCAAAGAGGCCATTATTGAGGAGCCCGCTGACATCACTCCCTACGTGGATCAGTTGGACGACACGATGAAGGAGAAGGTGTTGCAGTTACAGAAAGGAAG TGACACAGAGGCACATTGTGAAGTCATGCAGGAGATAGTGGACCTGATCCTGGAG gaggacTTTGACTCAGAGCAGATGTCCACTCTGGCCTCCTGTCTGGCTGAGCTCTTCAAGGGCCACTTCAGAGGAGACGTACTGCCTGACGACATCACAGAAGA GTCGCTGGAGGAGTCTGTGTGTAAGCCTGTGTGCCTGGTGTTCAGGAACCTGTGTCAGATGCAGGAGGACAACAGTGGCTTCTCAGTGCTGCTGGAGATGCTGGCGGAGCTCTACCAGAAACAGCCCAAGATCGGCTATCACCTGCTTTACTACCTCAAGGCCAG TAAAGCAGCGATGGGGAAGATGAGTCTGTACGAGTCGTTTGCCCAGGCCACAGCGCTGGGAGACCTGCACACCTGTCTCATGATGGACATGAAGGCCTGCCAGGAGGACGACATCAGGCTGCTCTGCTATCTcacaccatccatctacaccGAG tTCCCAGATGAGACATTGCGCAGTGGAGAGCTACTCAACATGATTGTAGCAGTCATCGATTCAACACAG CTTCAGGAGCTGATGTGTCACGTGATGATTGGCAATCTGGTGATGTTCCGCAAGGACTCTGTCCTCAATATCCTCA TCCAGTCTCTGGAATGGGAGACGTTTGAGCAGTACAGTGCCTGGCAGCTCTTCCTGGCCCACAGCATTCCGCTGGAGACCATTATCCCCATCCTGCAGCACCTCAAGTACAAAG AACACCCAGAAGCACTCTCCTGTTTGCTGTTGCAACTACGCAGGGAAAA ACCCAGTGGTGAGATGGTGAAGATGGTGCTGAGTCGGCCCTGCCACCCGGAGGACCAGTTCACCACCAGTATCCTGCGCCACTGGGCGGCCAAGCACGACGACGTCCTGGGAGAACACATCAAGGCCCTGCtcatcaagaacaacaacatGCCACGCAAACGCCAGAG tCTGCGTAGCTCCAGCAGTAAACTGGCCcagctgaccctggaacagatcctGGAGCACATGGACAACCTGAGGCTCAACCTCAGCAACACCAAGAACAGCT TCTTCACACAGACGCCCATCCTGCAGGCACTGCAGCATGTCCAGGCCAGCTGTGACGAGGCCCACAAGATGAG aTTCAGCGACCTCTTTTCATTGGCCGAGGAGTACGAAGAGCCCTCCTCCAAGCCTCCCAAGTCACGGCGCAAGGCCCCCGCCTCCTCCCCGCGGTCGCGTAAGGGAGCGGCCATCCCTGTGAGCAACGAGGAAGAGAGCGCGTCTAGCAGTGCCTCG GAGGAAGAGGACTCCAAACCCAAAGCCCccaagaggaagaggaaaggctCATCTGCGGTGGCCTCGGACAGCGACTGA